Genomic segment of Borreliella spielmanii:
TGTCTAGGGGGTGCTAAAATTTTTAAAGTCCTAGAATAATAATCCGCCAAAAAGTTAGAGAAAATTTTTCAATCTTCTCCTTACTTTTCGATCTTAAAGTAATCAACAGATTCCTTTAAATCTTTTACACTCTCTAACATTTTTTCAGACATTGCAGAAAGCTCTTCGCTACTTGAAGCTGTTGTCTGAACCAACTGACTAACCTGTTCTATTGCATTCTTAAATTGCTCTATCTGAACGCTTTGCTTAGAACTTTCATTAGAAATATTTTTCACAAGTCTAGCCGTTTGCTCCATACCAGGAACTATTTGTTCAAAATTTTCCCCAGCACGGCTTGCAACAGTTAAGCTTCTGTTTGCAATATCAATAATTTCTCTTGCTGATTCTTTGCTTTGATCCGCAAGCTTTCTAACTTCAGCAGCCACCACTTCAAACCCCTTACCCTTTTCTCCCACTCGTGCAGCCTCAATCGATGCATTTAAAGCAAGCAAATTGGTTTGCCTTGTTATCTCATCAATAATTCCAATTTTTTCAGTAATTACAGTCATTGCCTCAATAGCTTTAACAACCGATTTATGCCCCTCTTTAGTCCTCTCATTAGTATTAACAGCAATCTTTTCAGTAGTAGATGCATTTTCAGTATTCTCAGAAACGCCTTGTGATATTTGCTCAATATTTGCTGTCATTTGCTCTAAAGTAGATGCTTGCTCAACAGCACCAGAACTTAAATTCTGACTTGCATTCGCTATTTGAATCGCATTTTCATAAAGGTAATCTAGATTTTCAATGACACCTTTCGCAACTGAAGAAAAATTGGTTCTCAATTGTTCAAAACCTTCATACAAACTATACAGCTCTATAGTATCCCATCTACCAAAATTAACATCAGCAGTAAAATTACCAGAAGCAAGTCGCTCAGAATATTCTAATATCTTATTTAAAGAAGCGCTCAGCTTTTTCACAAGATAAAGAGTTGCAATAGCAAGAATAAGTAATGTAACCGCAAAACTAATACCCAAGATTAAAGATGTAGCTCTCGACATGTAATAAAAATCATCCTCTGAGGTTCTTATTAAAAGAATAAATTTACTATTAGACAAATTTAATAACACCTTTTGACTAATTCCCACATATTTTTTACTGTTATTAGGATCATAATAGTAAACAGTTGAAGTTTCTTTATTTTTTTGCAACAAATCTTCAGATGTTTTTTTAAGAATATTGGAATAAGAAGCACTTAGATCTGTCAAAACATCACCTGGAAGTACTGTATGATGAACTAAAAATTTTCCCGTAATATCATAAGCTAATGCGCGACCACTAGAGAGTATTCCAAAATTAATCCCTCTAAAAGACCTACATATATAATCCATCGAATAAAAAAACATAAAATAACCAAAAATATCGCCTGTGCCAAAATCTCTTAATGGTATACCTATTAATATGTAAGGAATCTGGCCTTTTTTATTTCTTATCTTAGAAATGTTTTTAACTAAAGATTCTTCAATAGACTTGGGATCTGCCAACATGACAAAGGAATTGTAAACAATGTTTTGAGACTCTTTAAGTTTTGTAAAATATTCCCTATCTCCAATAGACCTGCCAAAATCACTATTATCCTTAACAGCCGTAGTAAAAACTATTTCACCTTCTTTATTTGTAACCATCATATTACTACCAGTTTGAACAAGAATTTCAGATTGATCTGAAATTAAACTCAACCTTTTAGATTTAATCTTACTAGCCTCATTAAATTTTTCAGCAGAATTGAAATACATGGAACTAACCCTAACTTTCTCTTCCATTGAAGAAATATAAAGGTTAAAAGAACTTTTAATATTTCCAATAAGATTTATCATAAGATCAAACTGCTGATCTACTAATTTACTATTAATCAACATTCCAAACACAAAAAATAAAATTGATATAAAGAATGCTATCAGAATAAGAACAAGTAGTAACATCCTAGCTTTCAGATTCATAATAACCACCTCTTTTACAAAAAATAAATTCTAAAACTCTGAAAAATCATCATCGAAATTTAAATCCTTATCAGCAATATCAATGGCTTTTTTAGGATCAACTCGCTTATTAATAGCTCTTACAGAAGACTCAGCCTCAATACTTAAAGAATGATTATTATGCCTACTGCCATTTAAAGTCGAAATTTCATTGCTTTTAAAATTTTGATTTTCATCTTTAAAAGAATCTTCAGGACAATCTATTAATCTAAAATCATAATCACCATTTTCTAGATTTTCAATCTTAGAATCTTTAATTTTGAAAAATAATACAGATTTCCTAAGTTCCTTAGACTTTTCTAGCATTTTATCGGACATACTAGAAAGTTGCTCACTACTTGAAGCTGAAGATTGAACGACTTCTCCAACTTGATCTAAAGCCATTTTAAATTGAGCAATTTGATCACTCTGCTTAGAACTACCTTCTGAAATCTTCTTAACAAGATTAGCTGTTTCTTCTATTTCTGGTAGCATTTCTTTAAAGATCACTCCTGCTTCAGTTGCTACTCTAGAATTATCTTCAACTAACTCTCCAATCTCAAGAGCCGAAATTTTACTAAGATCAGCCAACTTTCTAATCTCGCTAGCCACAACAGCAAATCCCTTTCCTTCATCACCTGCTCTTGCAGCTTCAATAGCCGCATTTAAAGCAAGTAAATTCGTCTTCCTAGCTATTTCTTCAATAACACTAACTTTCTCTACAATATCTTGCATAGCAATAACAGATTCTTCAACAGCCTTACCACCTATATGGGAATTTTCATTAGTTTTTAAAGCTATTTGCTCTGTTTCATAAGAATTATTCGCGCTCATATTAACACCCGAAGCTATTTGCTCAACATTAGCTGACATTTCTTCAAGAGCAGATGCCTGCTGTAAAGCACTAGAACTTAAATTTTGACTCGAACTGGCAACTTCTAAACTTGCCTTATTTACATAGCTAATATTTCTCAAAACACTCGCAATTGCTACAGAAATAGCTTTTTTCATCTTCACAACCTGAAGACTTAACATGCTAAGCTCATCAGAAAAATCATCGCTATCATCAAGAGCATAATCTTTATCTAAATTTCCACTAACCATATCTTGAACTAAAACTCTAATTGCATTTAAACGAAAACTAATAATCCTGTCTATTCTCGCTAAAAGAATAATGCTTAATACAATAATACCTAAGACAGAATATAAAACATACTGAAATCTTATACTAGATATTACTCCATAAATATCTTTATAAGGAAGCCTAGCAATAAGTACTCCGCCTTTTTCTCCCAATTTACTACTTATGGGCAACAGTGCATAATAACACTCCTCCCCCATTTCGGAGAAAAGTATTCTATCAATGGTATAAACCGATACTTCAGTAGAAATATTTGATAAAAGAGGTGGCTTAGAAAAAACATCTTTAAGGGTATTTAAAAATTTAGAACTAACCCTGCTAGTTTCATTGTATTCTTCAAAAGGATTAACCGCTATATTATTAGGATCCACATAAATAAAATTGCCTCTTTTATAAAAACCAAATCTAAATCTATCAAAACTATCTGCTAAAACATCATTAAGTAAATATCCAGCCAAATATCCACAAACAAGCTTATCTTCTGGAGAATATACAGGCACAATTATTGCAAAAGCCTTTTTTTCGCTTTGCCTAGACCTAATGGCAACCTCTGCAGATATTCCTTCAGAAAGATTTGAATACCAGCCTACAAATTTTAATTGGTTTTGCTTATAATCCTCAACCGCTTTTTTAAAATAATTAGTATTAGCCTCAGAATGACCAAAATCCATATTATTTTCATGTCTTGTACTAACAATTATTCTTCCTTCAAAATCAAAAAATGCAAATTCTTCAAAAAAGGTATCATTTTTAAGATTAGTCATAAAATTGTATAAGTACCGTCGATATTTTTTATTTACCTTTACAGAATCAATAATAAATTTTGAATTTTTTCTTAAATCTACCAATTCAGATTCAGAAAAATCTTTTCCTCTATTCTCAGACATTGCAAATTCTGATATAGTTTCAAGTGCCAAATTAGAAGCTGCGCCACTGACTATAACATACAAAGTATCCAAAAAAGATTGTGTAGAAAAAGCTGCTCTTCTTAATTGTGCCCTTGTAAGTTGCTTATAATAATCTTCTAAATAACCGCATAAAACAAAGTTAAAAATCATAGAAAAAAGTAATAGTATAAAAATTAAAAACAATAATAAAAAACCAACAAACCTGTATTTAAGCTTCAATAGCATAATAAACTACCTCACAAATCATCTACTTATTTAATCAAACAAACTAAAAATCAAAAAGGGTATCAAAAAAAATTTTACAGCAAAAAATTAAAAACTCTTAAAAAATTAAAAGAATTTTCACAACATGAAAAACAAATTACCAGCTATTATTGACTACTAATGCTTTTTATAAGGTATTCCTAAGAACTTAGGAGCATTATTTCTTTTTGAAAAAAAAATAAGACTTAAAATAATAATCAAATATGGAGCAATAACTAACATTTTGGGAGGCATTATTAAAGACAAAAAAGGCGATTGAGCCAAAACAATTGCCAAAGTTTTCACAAATGAAAACAAAAAACTACCCATTAAAACTCCTAAAGGCGTCCATTTTCCAAAAATTAACATTACAATAGCAATAAAACCCTGCCCACCTGTAACCCCCTGCACATAGCTTGATGCAATCACTGTTGTAAGAACAGCACCCGAAACCCCCGCTAAAAACCCACTCAAAAGAACACAAAAAAATCTAATCTTATTTACACTAACCCCAACAGACTCTAATACCTCTGGATTTTCACCGCTAGCATTAATTCTAAGCCCAATTTTAGTATATTTAAAAACAATATGAAATAAAAACACACCTAGTATTGCAATGTATACAGAATATCTTTTACCAAAAATTTGAAATATAAAAGATGTTTTGCTTAAAATTCCATTAAAAAGTATCGGCAACTTTATTTCTATGGGCGGAGTTGAAATAGAAGAAAAAATCAAAGTACTTATAAAAACAGCAATAGCGGGTCCTAAAAAATTAAGCGCCATTCCGGTTATAATTTGATCTGATTTTAAAAAAATTGTAAAAACAGCGTGCAAAATAGCAAGCACAAGCCCCGCCAATCCACCAACAAAAATTGAAAACAATGGGTCATGTGTAAAATACGCAACTGTGGCTCCTGAGAATGCTCCTATTGTCATTATTCCTTCAAGTCCAATATTAATAATTCCACTTTTCTCACTTATAAGACCCCCAAGACCAGCTAAAATTAAGGTTTGAGAATTTATTAAAGTTTCACTAATCAAGAATATTATTATATTTGACACTCTTAACACCTTTTAAAAAGATTTTATTTAAAAAATAACTAGCAGAAATTACAAGAACAATTATTCCCATCATTAAAGATACAATTGAAGATGGAAGACCCATTAAACTTTGAACCCTACTGCTTCCATAAAGCAATATAGAAAAAAGAATACTAGAAAATATTATGCCAATCGGCGAATTGTTTCCTATTAAAGAAACAGCTATCCCATTAAAACCAATTCCTTCCATAAAAGAAAGCTTAAATATGGCTTTATTAACACCCATAATTTGAACAGCGCCAGCAAGGCCTGCAATAGCTGCTGAGAGAAACATTGAAAAGATTAGAACCGCTTTTACATTAATACCCATACATCTTGAAGCTTCAATATTACTTCCTGTGGAATTTATTTTAAATCCAATAATAGTTTTATTAAGCAAAAACCACATTAAAATAGCAAAAATTATACCCAAAATTATTCCAAAATGAAGAGGGGCTTTTAAAAGCTCATTAACAAAAGGATGCAAAGCCCTATAAGCAAGACCTTCTGGTGAAAGTTTCCAAGATCCTAAAAAATCAATAAATGCGCTCTCTTTAATAGGCTTTGAAAAATCACTATTATCTCTTTTAATAAAACTAAAATCTAAAATTATATTATTTAAATAAAATAACATCCAATTAAACATTATTCCTGAAATCACTTCACTAATATTGAATTTAGCTTTTAAATATCCAATTAAAATTCCTAAACTACCTGCTGCTAAAAAGGTAATAACAAAAATAGTAATTACATGTAAAATTGGAGGCAAATCAAGTAAAACTGCTGCTATTAAAGCAACAATAGATCCTAGTATAAACTGACCTTCAACCCCAATATTGAAAAGACCTGTTTTTAAAGAAATTCCAATAGAAAGACCTGTAAAAATCAAAGGGGCTGCATAGCTTAAAATATAACCTAAATGCTTGGGGGAAGAAAATATAATCTCTAGTATTATAAAATACATCCTAAAAGGAGAATAGCCAAACACCGTTACTACTAGCCCAACAATTAAAAATCCAACAAATAGGGCAAAAATACTAACAAATGCTGAAGAATTTAAAAATTTCAATACAAGTTTACTGCATGTTTTTTTACTAATCATCATTCAATTTAAACCTATCATCATTTTACCAATAACATCAATATCAAAATTGTCCTCTAAAATACCCACTATCTTTCCATCATGCATTACAGCTATCCTGTCACAAACATTAACAAGCTCATCAAGTTCAAGAGAAACTAATAAAATAGATCTACCCGCATCTCTTTGCTCTATTATTCTTTTATAAATATTCTCAACAGCTCCAACATCAAGTCCTCTTGTAGGCTGAATGGCTAAAAGAACATCTGGCTCTAAACTAATCTCACGAGCAATAATAACCTTTTGCTGATTACCCCCAGATAAATATTTTACCTTATTAAAAATATTTCTTGGTCTAATATCAAAATAATTTACAAGTTGGTTGCTCAATTTTTTTAAAATGTTAAGATCAAACCCTATAAATTGTCTTTTAACCTTATCAAATTGTCTTTTAATAAAATTGAAAAAATTAAATTTCAAATCAAAATTACTCTTTGAATGATTTTTTTTAAATTTCAAATAATCAGAATTATCAAAGCTTTTAAGCCCAATATTTTGCATAACATTAAATTCTAAAATAAGACCATGTCTTTGCCTGTCCGAAGGAATATTGCCAATTTTTTTATCTATTATTTGCTTAATTGTTAAACCTTTTAAAGATTCCAAATTACCTGAAGAATTTTTTTTAAAAATATCGCCCTTAAAAATGCTTTTCAAACCCAAAATTGCATCAACCAAGTCCTCTTGACCACTTCCCTCAATACCTGATATCCCAAGAATTTCACCATTTCTCAGATCAAGATTAACATCTTTAACCTTTAAAATTCCCCTCTCATCTTTAACACTTAAATTCTTTATTTCAAGAACATTAAAATGATTTTTGAATTGAATCTTGGATGAGCGAAGTGCAATTTCTTTGCCTATCATTAATTTTGTAAGATCTTTATCATCAATCTCAGCAATATTAACAGTTTTTACAGTCTTCCCAAGACGCATAATTGTACATCGCTTTGCAATAGACCTAATTTCTTTTATTTTATGAGTAATAAGTATTACAGTATGACCCTCTTGAGTGAGTACCTTTAAAATATTTATAAAATCATCAACTTCACTTGGAGCAAGCACTGCAGTAGGTTCATCAAAAATAATAATATCTGCATTTCGATAAAGAACTTTTAATATCTCTATTTTTTGCTCCATACCAACACTCAAGTCTTCAACCTTTTTCTCTAGATCTATTTTTAAACCATACTTTTCTGAAAGATAATTTATTTTTTTTCTAGCTTGTTTGTAATCAATAAAACCAAATTTTGAATTTTCATACCCTAAAATAATATTCTGAACAGCAGTAAACTGCGGAATCAACATAAAATGCTGAAAAACCATTCCAATACCATTTCGAATAGCCTCACTTGAATCCTTAAAGTTTACTTCTTGACCTTTTAAAATAATTCGACCGCTATTTACTTGATGAATTCCATAAATAGTCTTCATTAGGGTAGTCTTTCCAGCACCATTTTCTCCAAGAATAGCATGAACTTCCCCCGCTTTAAATTTAATAGAAACATTATCATTGGCAATAAAATTGCCATACTTTTTTGTAATATTTTCTAATACCAATATATCTTCTTTCATTAAAATTTAACCCTAATAAACATCAAACACAAAGACTTACAATATTCTATTCTAATGAAATATAATAAAACTTAAAATTTATATTTTCAATAACATTTTTATATTTTAATAAACAAAATAAGTTATTTATAAAAATTAATTACTAATAAATAAAAAATGCTTAAAATATAAAAACCTTAATAAAGAAAATAAATTAATGCTAAAATAAAAGAATGACTAAACTATTATAAAAAGAGAGTACTATGAAAATCAAAGCCTGCATTTTTGATATGGATGGAACCCTGGTAAATAGCATTATGGATATTGCATTCTCAATGAACATGGCTCTTTCAAACTTGGGATACAATACAATCGAACTAAACAAATTCAATGCTCTTGTTGGCAGAGGATTTAACCAGTTCGTAATAGACACCCTAAAGCTATTATCTCTTGAATACAATAATCCTAATTTACAAGATAAACTTTACAAAGAATTTGTAAAAGAATACAACAAAAACCTTTCATCTCAAACACAACCATACGAAAACATAAAAACTCTTCTTGAAAATATGAATAAACTTAACATTCCAATTGGGATTTTAAGTAATAAAAATCACGAAGAATTAATAAGTTTAGTAAAAAATATTTTTGGAAATATATTTTTTTTTGAAATCAGAGGTTATTCAAAAAAATTTCCACCAAAGCCAGATCCTGGAAATGCCCTTGATATGATATTAGAATTAAATGTTCGCAAAGAAGAAATTGCATATATTGGAGACAGTGATGTGGATATGCTAACTGCAATAAACGCCGGATTCATACCAATAGGAGTTTCTTGGGGGTTTAGAAGTATTCAAGAATTAAAACAAAACGGAGCAAAATATATACTCCATAATCCTCTTGAACTATTGGACCTAATTAAATGAATATAAAACCATATTTTCCTTACATATATCATTACCTATTTAATCATGAAAGCATAAAAAGTTTATCTGCTATAGAAAAAGAAATTGAAATACTCAACTATTTAAAAGAAAACAAAAAAACTATTACTACATTTATCAAGAATGATTTTGAATCAGAACTAAAAGATTTAATTCAGTACGTCAAAGATAAAACAGATATAATGATTACGCCATTTGTTTTATCTGGTATTGAAGCTATTGATTTTAACATTGTAAAGCCTCTCTTTACCAAAGAATTAACAAAAAACGACTTGAATTTGGTATTTAACTTCGTTAAAATCAACTCATCTTTAAGAAAAGAATTCTTTTATAATTTTAATACTATAAGTAACGGGTATATTACTTTTTACATAAATAAACTATTTGAAGGAAAAAACTCTTACACAGTATACTTAATACAAAAGGAAAATAAAGCCCTTTATTCATCAGACATCATAAAAAATTATATAAAGATATTACTTCTCTTAAAAGTATTGGTAATTAAATACTGCTTTGAAAAAGAAATAGAATTGACTATTAAAAATATTGAATCGACTTCAAAAGCAATAAGCAATGATACTGATTTTCTAGACGAAAAAACAGCCAAACTTATAATCGAAAGCTTTTTTAAATATGACATTTTACAAACAATGTCTCCAATTTCAACATTAATTGCCATTTTTTCAGCCAGAGCGAGAATTCCAAAGTATAAAAACAATTCAGTCAAGGGTTTTATTGGGTACGATGAGAGTTGGTTTTCAATAAAACAATCGGGCTCTAGGGAATATGATTCAAGAATAATTAAAGAATTATTAGAAATAGCTAAGGTAAATAAATGGTAAAAAAATTTTCGATTTTCTTAAAAGCAATAATAATTTTTTCAATATTTGAACTTTTAGTTGAAGAACTCTCAATAATTCTTTTTTTACCATACAAAATACGATTTGCTCTAATATTTCTTGGGTTTTTATTTGACACAATTTTTATTTTTATTTTTTTATACAAAATAACTAAAGCCTACCTTTCCCAAAGATTAGAAATATACGTTAGAAACAATCTATTCTTCGATATAATTCACTGCCTTATCCCTTTAGTATTTTACAGTTCATATCAGCTTAAAAACATAATTGTTGCCCAAGAAACCATATTAAATCCAATAATGCTATCACTTTTCAAGCTGAGATTTTTAAGACTTCTTAGGTTTAATGATCTAATAATAGAAATCTATTACAATTCACAAGAAAAAAACCTAATACTAACAGCATTTGCTAGAACATTTTCAATAAGCTTGTTAATACCATTTACATTTTTTATAATAATATCAAGCTCAAAAATTGTAAATTCAATACCAGAAAAACAAGAATTTAATATTATTAAAAATATATCAATAATAAATGAAAAAGCTTATATTAAAGAAAAATATCCCTTCATCTTAATAATCAAAGAAAAAGAAGACATAATATACTCAAAATCAGACGAAATATTTGTTTACTACAGTCCTAGCGAATACAAAGTAATCGAAATAGAAAAGACAAAATTTTATATAGACAAATATTTGCAAAGAAAAAGCGACTCTATTCTTGGAATTTTTCTATTTGCATTGTTTGCATCATTTACCATTTTTTTAATGAATTTTTATAAATTCTTCAAGGCAAGCTTTTTAAAGCCTATTATTTTAATGACAAAAATTTTACAAGATCCATTAGAATATCGAAAAATTCAAATTCCTTTTACTTTAAGCGAAGAAAAAGTATATGAGCTTGCAAAAGCATTTAACAATCTTTTACTAAAAGAAAAACTAAATTCAAAGCGAAAAAGCAAAATACCTTTAGAAATTGAAAAAGTAAAAAAAATAATTAATAAAAATCAGGAATTGAAATGAAAATTCAAATAATTATAATGCTATTATTTACATTGTTAAATTTTTCACTTAATGCTAGACTTTTGGACATATCAATTGAAAAAAAAGTAAACGAAGAAATAAAACAATATTCATCTTTTAATTTAATTTTAGAAAAAGAATACTATACTAATTTTCCAACAAGCGAAATAGAAAAAAATATTTATAAACTAACTGAACATTTTGTAAAAAGCATAATGATTAATAAACCTGACTACGGCTTATTAAATCCAAACTACAAAGAAGCAAATAAATATCTGATTCAAAGCGAGCTTGTTGATAACAAATTTTTAAAATATAAAATCTTTAAAATTAAAAATATAAATGGGGGTTTTAAAAGCTATTCACTAATATATACAAAAAAAGGATTTTACAAATTAGAACTTTACATAGAAAACAATACAGAACCTATAAAAATATTCAACCTTAACATTACTTATTTCTTAAAGAATTCAGATAAAATAAGTAATGAAATGATTTTCTTTCCAAAAGAATAAAAACAATAAAATTAAAGCCAATAAAATTAAAGCCTGAGCTGTTTTTATAAACAAGTTATTTGACAAACACAGACATTACTCTTTGAAGAACCTTTGCTCTATCTAATGGTTTAACAATAAATGTTTTAGCTCCTTTTATCAAACAATCTTTAACTAATTGTTCTTTACCCAAAGCAGATATCATTATCACTCTAGCATTTTTATCAAATTCCATAATATTAGAAAGACAGGTTATTCCATCCATTTTGGGCATGGTAATATCAAGAGTGACAATATCAATATTAGGATAATGATTCTTGTATTTTATAACAGCCTCCTCTCCATCAGCTGCTGTATCAATAATATTAAAACCCTCTGATGTAAAAATTTGTGTAAGCTGCTTTACGGTAAAAACAGAGTCGTCAACAATCAAAACATTAAAGGGAATACCTGTATCATAATTGATTCCTCTAGGTTTAGATGAAGAATCTGCAGCAATTGTGGTCTTTTGGATCATATTAACCTCCCTTTTCTAATAAAAAGAATTTTTTTCATATCAAACCCTCTCTCTTATTGCAATATTAACTTCTATAATTTTACCATCAGGCAAAGAAAAAGGAACAATTAAAGCCTCAGAACCTTTATTACTTATCTTCATATTTTCTCCATAAATAAAAGCTGGTGGAGTTATATCAAATACAAAACCTTTGGCATGCAAAGTAGTAACAAAATTTCCAGCAATAATGTTGCCAACTTCAGTAAGAGTTGCAGCAACCATCTCTTTTGTTTCCTCATCATCAAAATCACAATATTCTTCAAAATTTAACTTAGAAGCAACAAAAAGGGCTGTTTCTATATCCATATCAATAATTATACTGCCCTCAACAGATCCAGCAAGTCCCACTATTACAGAAACACCTTTTATCTTTTGATTTATCGATTTAAGCCCTGGTTTACCCATTTCTATATTCTCAACAAGCAACATATCTCTTAAAACAGAAGAAGCGGCATCCAAAAACGGCTCTATATAATCTATTCTCATTAATTTCTCCTTTAGACTTTCCTGTACAAGTTAAAATATTTTGTGGATTTTTCTTTTATAAAAATATCATTATTTTTAAGTTCTTCGTTATCTCCTAAAACCAAAAGAGCCCCTTTAATAGTTTTGGAAGCAATGATATTCAACATTGAAATCTGATCTTCACTGCCTAAGAAACATAAAACATCTTTTAAAAAAACCATTCCCAAATTGCCAGGCAAATCTGAAAAAAGAGCATCGGAATATTCAAACAAAACATTATTGAGAATTTCTGACTTAAATTTATAAATCCCAGGACTTTGTTCAAAAGAGTTCCTACGATAAATCTCACTAATACTAATTTCTGACTCCGAAAAAATCAACCTAGAAGTTTCAACCACTTTTAATAAATCATTATCAATAGCTGTCAACTTAAACGATCCTACATAATACTCAGACAAAGCATTAACCAAGGCCATGGTCTCTCGTCCATTACCACAACCAATTTCTAATACATTAAAAATAGAATTCAAATTCTCCATAAAATTTAAGCGATTCTTAACAATTTCATTTTGAAATTCTTCCAAACAATCAGCTCCCCACAGATTTCCTGATGATTTTGAATAAAATTCATTTAAAAAACTATCGTAAGGCAAGCAATCAGTATCAACCATATTAAATTTTACTCCAACTTTTTCTAAAAACACATCATTTACTAAAGAAGCATTAAACGAAAATTTCGAAAGATTTTTTTTAATATTTTCCAAATTAAAAGTCGCAATATTATTTGCAGCTAAATTATCATTGTTATTACTATTTTTTAAAAAAACATTATTAGATAAACTGCCTTTACAATTCTCCAGCATATCTAAATCATCAAAATCGCCTACAAAATCGGTTTTTTCAACAAAATTTTGACCGGAGGTT
This window contains:
- a CDS encoding ABC transporter ATP-binding protein, producing MKEDILVLENITKKYGNFIANDNVSIKFKAGEVHAILGENGAGKTTLMKTIYGIHQVNSGRIILKGQEVNFKDSSEAIRNGIGMVFQHFMLIPQFTAVQNIILGYENSKFGFIDYKQARKKINYLSEKYGLKIDLEKKVEDLSVGMEQKIEILKVLYRNADIIIFDEPTAVLAPSEVDDFINILKVLTQEGHTVILITHKIKEIRSIAKRCTIMRLGKTVKTVNIAEIDDKDLTKLMIGKEIALRSSKIQFKNHFNVLEIKNLSVKDERGILKVKDVNLDLRNGEILGISGIEGSGQEDLVDAILGLKSIFKGDIFKKNSSGNLESLKGLTIKQIIDKKIGNIPSDRQRHGLILEFNVMQNIGLKSFDNSDYLKFKKNHSKSNFDLKFNFFNFIKRQFDKVKRQFIGFDLNILKKLSNQLVNYFDIRPRNIFNKVKYLSGGNQQKVIIAREISLEPDVLLAIQPTRGLDVGAVENIYKRIIEQRDAGRSILLVSLELDELVNVCDRIAVMHDGKIVGILEDNFDIDVIGKMMIGLN
- a CDS encoding HAD family hydrolase encodes the protein MKIKACIFDMDGTLVNSIMDIAFSMNMALSNLGYNTIELNKFNALVGRGFNQFVIDTLKLLSLEYNNPNLQDKLYKEFVKEYNKNLSSQTQPYENIKTLLENMNKLNIPIGILSNKNHEELISLVKNIFGNIFFFEIRGYSKKFPPKPDPGNALDMILELNVRKEEIAYIGDSDVDMLTAINAGFIPIGVSWGFRSIQELKQNGAKYILHNPLELLDLIK
- a CDS encoding response regulator, with amino-acid sequence MIQKTTIAADSSSKPRGINYDTGIPFNVLIVDDSVFTVKQLTQIFTSEGFNIIDTAADGEEAVIKYKNHYPNIDIVTLDITMPKMDGITCLSNIMEFDKNARVIMISALGKEQLVKDCLIKGAKTFIVKPLDRAKVLQRVMSVFVK
- a CDS encoding chemotaxis protein CheX yields the protein MRIDYIEPFLDAASSVLRDMLLVENIEMGKPGLKSINQKIKGVSVIVGLAGSVEGSIIIDMDIETALFVASKLNFEEYCDFDDEETKEMVAATLTEVGNIIAGNFVTTLHAKGFVFDITPPAFIYGENMKISNKGSEALIVPFSLPDGKIIEVNIAIRERV
- a CDS encoding CheR family methyltransferase; translated protein: MQIKEIYFGSKILDDKNSNSKLTNFDFKVVSFELGSDHYLVDIMQVKEIRKSSNFTYVPNAKKYVAGLDNLRGEIIPIIDLRIMFNLEFNKKDLEDIMVLKNEDLLIGVIVDKINNVFSIDSSLIQDPHPVLSQDSLINYIKGVVDYNEKLYILLDVFKIFNYGEEEKVLTSGQNFVEKTDFVGDFDDLDMLENCKGSLSNNVFLKNSNNNDNLAANNIATFNLENIKKNLSKFSFNASLVNDVFLEKVGVKFNMVDTDCLPYDSFLNEFYSKSSGNLWGADCLEEFQNEIVKNRLNFMENLNSIFNVLEIGCGNGRETMALVNALSEYYVGSFKLTAIDNDLLKVVETSRLIFSESEISISEIYRRNSFEQSPGIYKFKSEILNNVLFEYSDALFSDLPGNLGMVFLKDVLCFLGSEDQISMLNIIASKTIKGALLVLGDNEELKNNDIFIKEKSTKYFNLYRKV